Within the Drosophila miranda strain MSH22 chromosome Y unlocalized genomic scaffold, D.miranda_PacBio2.1 Contig_Y2_pilon, whole genome shotgun sequence genome, the region CGCTGGGCGGTCAAGCGAGTTTGTCTATTCATGTCCCGCAGCTCCTTTGCAATGTCCATTAGCATCGGCACCGTGCTCTCGTGTTCAATTTCTAATTCATTTACATCATTTTGAACCAGCTTGCGCTTTTTGGCAGATGGAGTTTGCGAAGTGCTAGTGCGCTCCAATTTCACGCCCATATATCTGTCATTGATCCGGCTGGAGCAGTCTTCTTCCTCATCATCtttacataaaaaaaaatagtacatACATTTTTTGCGGCTTGATATTTTTGTCTTACCGTCATCTGTGGCTGTGACCTCGTCGTGGTCGGTCTTGATGTCCTGCAGTTGCAAACGGTTGGAAATTTCAGGACGTGCCTTTGGACGAGATTCGACTACTCTGTCGGGCTTATCATACAAGTCACAGATCACGGCCACTGCATCCTCTAGAGCAGGGAGTGTATCCTGATACAGCGAGCCTTTGCCGCAGGCATTTGAATCTTCCAGCCTGTTATTGTTAATCTTTTTACGAATGCAGCTTTTCCAGTCTTTCCATACCTATCAAGAGCCAAGTGAGATGACGGAACATAGCGCAATTGCTCGGCACTTACTCTTTTCCACTCACAAACTTATTTGACAGGCGGACCCACGCTATTTAACTCCTTTGGAAGCCGCTTCCAGGCGGCTTCAGCTGCCAGCTTATCACCCTTGAGGTAGTTTTTGGCTATCATTGGGTGTCTCTCCATAAATGCGATGAATATGGCATCTTGCTGCGCAGTTCTGTGTTTGCCCCTGTATACAATGAGGTGGTAAGTATAAATTTTTACGAACATTTTCAACATTATTTACATGTTCcgtggttttttgtttgactgaTTGGTCAGTTTGGCCTTTGGATTCGTTGTCACAAATCTGTGTTTTTGTATCTATTAGCAGGAGTTGGACCCACTTTTACGCCCACTATCTCCACCACGCCAAGCAGCACAGCCTGCAGCGCACGGGGAGAGGACAATCCGGCGTTCACTTCAGCAGTAGCAGGGACTTGAATCTCTCCAGATTTACATAAATCGGatctattaatttatttatttacgaaatatttatttacctTATCAGTGTTACCGTGAACTTATCGATCAAATATACGGTCGGACTcttagaaatataccaaaatacaccgtctcattttaaaaatataccgtaaatatactgacgaattcaagttctattttatatattcctcgtttttgatattccgtcgaatattaccagctatatagaacatttagccgtgcccacataattttagctcattgatgaatacattttctacacaattggttagtttttagtccttgcttttattgtattttgactaaaacaaggtttaaacaaaatagttcaacaaaaaaaacagtcgcaatgttgctagtatttgaagacatgatacgtgtataggcctttgtgcaccctatttcgttaattttatatgtagATCAACCGCAATTtattaagaccttttctcaaattgatatgtttttGACTTATTCATGTgtattattagtatcttgtatatatttatctcgatcctgatacctactgagacttggaagacaaacatattcacaaatctATAACATCCAATTTCCCCCAGgttatgtgtgcatggaattagcaacatgtttgtgtatggaatgagactcattATTGCAAAagcgaaactgcggcgaatcGGGTGTTGCCTATATTTCAAGCTATATACATAGATGCCCACTTAGCTTTATCCCAtagataaatacattttttacaaGATTGCTTCTTTTAATTACCttaatgtattttattttgactaaaatacAGTTTTCAAGGAAATGGTGCCGCAACAGTGTGTATGGAATaggactcattgttgctaaagcgaACTGTGGCGAACTCAAAATCGATTCAAAAAACGACCAGttctttgttccgttgaatTATACTATCTATacagaacatttagccatgcccactcaattttgtacgattgatgaatcaattttatacatgattggcctattcgaaatacttgcttttattggatttctatatagcattgaaaattaaattaatagattgatgaaattgacaaaagTACCATGCGAGCGCGGCGAAAAACAGTATTTCTACAGTATGACCCTCAGAACAGCACCGAAATATACCgcctcattttaaaaatataccgtaaatatacagacgaattcaagttctattttacatattcctcgtttttgatattccgacgaatattactagctatatagaacactTATTCaggcccacataattttatacgctTTATCAATCAATTTTttacttaactggcttattcttaatacttgcttttattggattttgcgtaaaaagaggttttagcgaaataagttaaacaaaaaacaagtagcgaaataggtctatcaaaacaaacgaaaaaggaaattgctcaattttgatatcccttgaataatgctgactaactaaatctctcagcaatgcccacatagttttatcctgttgatgaataaattttctacaagattggatagtttttaatccttgcttttattgtatttattgtaaaaaaaggttaaaacgaaaaatttcacaaaaaaaaaaagagtcgctatattgcgtgtaagccgtagtataggcctttgtacacactattttgttaattttatatgaaagtataaatattgatatgaagataaaacgtGGGACGACAAACATATTAACAATTCTagaacatccatttccccaggGTATCCAAAATGTTGCATGAGTCTGGCCCATACAAATTGAATGTTGGGACACTGTTGAGCTGAAAAAGGACATTGTGACGAGGAAAAATCCCATCAGAGGAAATCCCAAAAAAATCCCACCAAACTTAAgcgccaaatagaaattggtttttggttttctcgtatctttaaaattgtggatgccacagattttcgtcctttgtgggggcggaagtgggcggggcgaagttttgaaatatttttgtagcagtgacatatcacagaagtctggaaacaaaacatcgttgctctagctcttatagtctttgagcactaggcgctgaaggggacggacagacggacagacggacggacggacagacagacatggctcaatcgactcggctattgatgctgatcaagaatatatatactttatggggtcggaaacgattccttctggacgttacacacatccactttaaccacaaatctaatataccccaatactcattttgagtatcgggtataaaaatgaaatccGCGCCAGCTGGCTtgctcagaaatataccgaaatacacTTCACAGTTTCAAAAAATACCAATAATATACCAAACTCCATCATACTCCTCGTTTTCTATATTCGGTtcaatattactagctagctgGGACCCCCTTCCTTGGAAAAATAATTGtatccgattgatgaatctACTCTCAACAAGATTGGTTAATTCTAAGGACaccttttattttattgcttataaaattaaaatttgtacATTGCTGCATTGGACAAGAGGGTGACTCCAAAGCGCGTCTTGAAAAATACTGGAAAATTCTACaaaaagcatacaaatttgcaaggtgtgtgagctagacatggtgtttaaaataaattatagaattaaatatatttaaaaatagtAAAATCGTGACATATAGAGGCTCATATTTATGTTAATGCGCTTAAATTATATATGTgcaactatatatatatgaactTTATTTCATTTTGCAAGCCTAACTAGCAATACTATAAAAGCAGCTTATTTAAGAATTGTATAGTTCATAGTCATTAATGCATAATTTTCCCATTCATATGCTCATCAATAATTGTATTCGTGAGCCTCTGACCCGGAAACCGTTGAACGAAAGACCCAGAAACGATATTGGGATTAAAAAACAGTACACTACACAATTTTGACAAGAAAATTCAATTCAAAAGGTTCCCGCCAAAACCAACTGCGTGTCTGTTGAGTTTCAAAATATTtgccaaagcaaacaaattgtttattttatcGTTTGTCCAATCGACGTGTCACATCTCTCAAAAATGCCCATGGTTCCCCATTATGCGCCTAGTTTACATTAATTATAATAATCTTAAATGTTTGAAAAAGTGGACAGATCTTTCTTTCCTGGTCAAACATTAGGTCTTGAGGGACACTTTCAATATTTTCTTTAGCAAACCATAATTAAAATAGTGGAACTAGTTAGTCGGCTGTTTCGATTTTGAGAACAAATTTCTCCATTATAGCATTAAGACGCTTGCGCTCCTTGAGCTGTTGCTGCATTAGGTCTGAGATCTGTGTGCCTAGAGCCAAAAGCGCGTCCGTATTGGCTTCTGTGCGCTGGGCGTTCAAGCGAGTTTGTCTATTCATGTCCCGCATCTCCTTTGCAATGTCCATTAGCATCGGCACCGTGCTCTCGTGTTCAATTTCTAATTCATTTACATCATTTTGAACCAGCTTGCGCTTTTTGGCAGATGGAGTTTGCGAAGTGCTAGTGCGCTCCAATTTCACGCCCATATGTCTGTCATTGATCCAGCTGGAGCAGTCATCTTCTTCCTCATCATCtttacataaaaaaaaatagtatACATTTTTTGCGGCTTGATATTTTTGTCTTACCGTCATCTGTGGCTGTGACCTCGTCGTGGTCGGTCTTGATGTCCTGCAGTTGCAAACGGTTGGAAATTTCAGGACGTGCCTTTGGACGAGATTCGACTACTCTGTCGGGCTTATCACACAAGTCACAGATCACGGCCACTGCATCCTCTAGAGCAGGGAGTGTATCCTGATACAGCGAGCCTTTGCCGCAGGCATTTGAATCTTCCAGCCTGTTATTGTTAATCTTTTTACGAATGCAGCTTTTCCAGTCTTTCCATACCTATCAAGAGCCAAGTGAGATGACGGAACATAGCGCAATTGCTCGGCACTTACTCTTTTCCACTCACAAACTTCTTTGACAGGCGGACCCACGCTATTTAACTCCTTTGAAAGCCGCTTCCAGGCGGCTTCAGCTGCCAGCTTATCACCCTTGAGGTAGTTTTTGGCTATCATTGGGTGTCTCTCCATAAATGCGATGAATATGGCATCTTGCTGCGCAGTTCTGTGTTTGCCCCTGTATACAATGAGGTGGTAAGTATAAATTTTTACGAACATTTTCAACATTATTTACATGTTCCGTGGGTTTTTGTTTGACTGATTGGTCAGTTTGGCCTTTGGATTCGTTGTCACAAATCTGTGTTTTTGTATCTATTAGCAGGAGTTGGACCCACTTTTACGCCCACTATCTCCACCACGCCAAGCAGCACAGCCTGCAGCGCACGGGGAGAGGACAATCCGGCGTTCACTTCAGCAGTAGCAGGGACTTGAATCTCTCCAGATTTACATAAATCGGatctattaatttatttatttacgaaatatttatttacctTATCAGTGTTACCGTGAACTTATCGATCAAATATACGGTCGGACTcttagaaatataccaaaatacaccgtctcattttaaaaatataccgtaaatatactgacgaattcaagttctattttatatattcctcgtttttgatattccgtcgaatattaccagctatatagaacatttagccgtgcccacataattttagctcattgatgaatacattttctacacaattggttagtttttagtccttgcttttattgtattttgactaaaacaaggtttaaacaaaatagttcaacaaaaaaaacagtcgcaatgttgctagtatttgaagacatgatacgtgtataggcctttgtgcaccctatttcgttaattttatatgtagATCAACCGCAATTtattaagaccttttctcaaattgatatgtttttGACTTATTCATGTgtattattagtatcttgtatatatttatctcgatcctgatacctactgagccttggaagacaaacatattcacaaatctATAACATCCAATTTCCCCCAGgttatgtgtgcatggaattagcaacatgtttgtgtatggaatgagactcattATTGCAAAagcgaaactgcggcgaatcGGGTGTTGCCTATATTTCAAGCTATATAGATGCCCACTTAGCTTTATCCCAtagataaatacattttttacaaGATTGCTTCTTTTAATTACCttaatgtattttattttgactaaaatacAGTTTTCAAGGAAATGGTGCCGCAACAGTGTGTATGGAATaggactcattgttgctaaagcgaACTGTGGCGAACTCAAAATCGATTCAAAAAACGACCAGttctttgttccgttgaatTATACTATCTATacagaacatttagccatgcccactcaattttgtacgattgatgaatcaattttatacatgattggcctattcgaaatacttgcttttattggatttctatatagcattgaaaattaaattaatagattgatgaaattgacaaaaataccatgcgagcgcggcgaaaaccagtatttctacagtatgaccctcagaacagcaccgaaatataccgcctcattttaaaaatataccgtaaatatactgacgaattcaagttctattttacatattcctcgtttttgatattccgacgaatattactagctatatagaacattgagccatgcccacatagttttatacgCTTTATCAATCAATTTTttacttaactggcttattcttaatacttgcttttattggattttgcttaaaaagaggttttagcgaaataagtcaaacaaaaaacaagtagcgaaataggtctATCAAGACAAACGAAAGAggaaattgctcaattttgatatcccttgaataatgctgactaactaaatcTCTCAGCAATGCCCACATTGCTCCTGCCCACATTCATCCtgttgatgaataaattttctacaagattggatagtttttaatccttgcttttattgtatttattgtaaaaaaaggttaaaacgaaaaagttcaccaaaaaaaagagtcgctatattgcgtgtaagccgtagtataggcctttgtacacactattttgttaattttatatgaaagtataaatattgatatgaagataaaacgtaactaataaagaccttttctcaaatttacatttttttagacatattcatgtatatgatgagtgttttgtatatatatatctcgatcctgatacctattctTGTAGGGACCAAGAAGACAATAAGCtttaaaatatcgttgaaatattgaaaataatattaaataatattgaataatattaaaatatattgaaaataaattgtttttgcctgggatgacaaacatattcacaattctagaacatccatttccccaggGTATCCAAAATGTTGCATGAGTCTGGCCCATACAAATTGAATGTTGGGACACTGTTGAGCTGAAAAAGGACATTGTGGCGAGGAAAAATCCCATCAGAGGAAATCCCAAAAAAATCCCACCAAACTTAAgcgccaaatagaaattggtttttggttttctcgtatctttaaaattgtggatgccacagattttcgtcctttgtgggggcggaagtgggcggggcgaagttttgaaatatttttgtagcagtgacatatcacagaagtctggatacaaaacatcgttgctctagctcttatagtctttgagcactaggcgctgaaggggacggacagacggacggacggacagacagagctcaatcgactcggctattgatgctgatcaagaatatatatactttatggggtcggaaacgattccttctggacgttacacacatcc harbors:
- the LOC117192607 gene encoding uncharacterized protein LOC117192607 isoform X2 — translated: MGKHRTAQQDAIFIAFMERHPMIAKNYLKGDKLAAEAAWKRLSKELNSVGPPVKEVCEWKRVWKDWKSCIRKKINNNRLEDSNACGKGSLYQDTLPALEDAVAVICDLCDKPDRVVESRPKARPEISNRLQLQDIKTDHDEVTATDDDDEEEDDCSSWINDRHMGVKLERTSTSQTPSAKKRKLVQNDVNELEIEHESTVPMLMDIAKEMRDMNRQTRLNAQRTEANTDALLALGTQISDLMQQQLKERKRLNAIMEKFVLKIETAD
- the LOC117192607 gene encoding uncharacterized protein LOC117192607 isoform X3 — protein: MGKHRTAQQDAIFIAFMERHPMIAKNYLKGDKLAAEAAWKRLSKELNSVGPPVKEVCEWKRVWKDWKSCIRKKINNNRLEDSNACGKGSLYQDTLPALEDAVAVICDLCDKPDRVVESRPKARPEISNRLQLQDIKTDHDEVTATDDDDEEEDDCSSWINDRHMGVKLERTSTSQTPSAKKRKLVQNDVNELEIEHESTVPMLMDIAKEMRDMNRQTRLNAQRTEANTDALLALGTQISDLMQQQLKERKRLNAIMEKFVLKIETAD